A genomic stretch from Streptomyces sp. QL37 includes:
- a CDS encoding ABC transporter permease subunit produces MATAQATTRTASGPPGSGPLGLLRDRPALGKILLLLVIAAVAVPFAHARWGGGLWPGALTVDLSGPLGDVNDWIIGNRDSHPLFLYFFGHISNAVVLSVRGVYLALLALGWAGVTAVAALVAWRTAGWRLALTAGLSFLVCGLLGMWVPTMQTLALMTVAVLTSVVLGLLLGLAAGLSDRTFRVLRPVLDTMQVLPAFAYLLPVVLVFGIGVPGAVLATVVYAAPPMARLTALGLRGADAGVMEAVASLGATGRQRLFSARLPLARKELLLGLNQTIMMALSMAVIASVIGAGGLGDRVYQALSSVDVGAALAAGIPIVLLAVVLDRTTEAAGRKAGTEPTGPWALRGVRGWGLAALIAAAVAVVGRFTGGRVWPEGGIVAIAEPVNTAKDWMVDHLYTGIPVIGGTADWAAHFTNWVLNPLRSGLQGLPWWGVLLIVAALAWTIGTWRTALTAVLAVAAIGVLGVWDLSMDTLSQVIAAVAVTLVLGFGIAVGAARSRRLERLLRPVLDVFQTMPQFVYLIPVVALFGVGRAPAAAAAVVYALPAVVRITTQGLRGVDPAAMECARSLGATSGQQLRQVQIPLARPALLLAVNQGVVLVLAVVIIGGLVGSGALGYEVVFGLAQGDLATGLVAGAAIVCLGLMLDRVTQPTARRQRKES; encoded by the coding sequence ATGGCCACCGCCCAAGCCACCACGCGTACCGCCTCCGGACCTCCGGGGAGCGGCCCGCTCGGTCTCCTTCGCGACCGGCCCGCACTCGGCAAGATCCTGCTGCTGCTGGTGATCGCGGCCGTCGCCGTACCCTTCGCGCACGCCCGCTGGGGCGGCGGACTCTGGCCCGGCGCCCTGACCGTCGACCTGAGCGGACCGCTCGGCGACGTCAACGACTGGATCATCGGCAACCGCGACAGCCACCCGCTCTTCCTGTACTTCTTCGGCCACATCAGCAACGCCGTCGTCCTGTCGGTGCGCGGGGTCTACCTGGCGCTGCTGGCGCTCGGCTGGGCCGGTGTCACCGCCGTGGCCGCGCTCGTGGCATGGCGTACGGCGGGATGGCGCCTCGCGCTGACCGCCGGACTCTCCTTCCTCGTCTGCGGGCTGCTCGGCATGTGGGTGCCGACCATGCAGACCCTCGCCCTGATGACCGTCGCGGTGCTCACCTCCGTGGTGCTGGGCCTGCTCCTCGGACTCGCCGCCGGGCTCTCGGACCGTACGTTCCGTGTCCTGCGCCCCGTCCTGGACACCATGCAGGTGCTGCCCGCCTTCGCCTATCTGCTGCCCGTCGTGCTGGTCTTCGGCATCGGCGTGCCCGGCGCGGTCCTCGCGACCGTCGTCTACGCGGCTCCGCCGATGGCCCGGCTCACCGCGCTCGGACTGCGCGGCGCCGACGCCGGCGTCATGGAGGCCGTCGCCTCGCTCGGTGCGACCGGAAGGCAGAGGCTGTTCAGCGCACGGCTGCCGCTGGCCCGCAAGGAACTGCTCCTGGGTCTCAACCAGACCATCATGATGGCGCTGTCCATGGCCGTCATCGCCTCCGTGATCGGCGCAGGCGGTCTCGGCGACCGCGTCTACCAGGCGCTCTCCTCCGTCGACGTCGGCGCCGCGCTCGCCGCGGGCATCCCCATCGTGCTGCTGGCCGTGGTGCTGGACCGCACGACCGAGGCGGCCGGCCGGAAGGCCGGTACCGAACCCACCGGTCCCTGGGCGCTGCGCGGGGTGCGGGGCTGGGGTCTCGCCGCCCTGATCGCGGCCGCCGTAGCCGTCGTGGGCCGCTTCACCGGAGGCCGCGTCTGGCCCGAGGGCGGCATCGTCGCCATCGCGGAACCGGTCAACACGGCCAAGGACTGGATGGTCGACCACCTCTACACCGGCATCCCCGTCATCGGCGGAACCGCCGACTGGGCCGCGCACTTCACCAACTGGGTCCTCAACCCGCTCCGCAGCGGACTGCAGGGCCTGCCCTGGTGGGGCGTGCTGCTGATCGTCGCCGCCCTCGCCTGGACCATCGGCACCTGGCGCACCGCGCTCACCGCCGTGCTGGCCGTGGCGGCCATCGGGGTCCTCGGCGTGTGGGACCTGTCGATGGACACACTCAGCCAGGTCATCGCCGCCGTCGCCGTCACCCTGGTCCTGGGCTTCGGCATCGCCGTCGGCGCCGCGCGCAGCCGGCGCCTCGAACGGCTGCTGCGCCCCGTGCTGGACGTCTTCCAGACGATGCCGCAGTTCGTCTACCTCATCCCGGTCGTCGCCCTCTTCGGTGTCGGCCGCGCCCCGGCCGCCGCTGCGGCGGTCGTCTACGCGCTCCCCGCCGTCGTCCGCATCACCACCCAAGGGCTGCGGGGAGTCGACCCCGCCGCGATGGAGTGCGCTCGCTCGCTCGGCGCCACCAGCGGCCAGCAGCTGCGCCAGGTCCAGATCCCGCTGGCCAGGCCCGCACTGCTGCTGGCCGTCAACCAGGGCGTCGTCCTGGTCCTCGCGGTCGTCATCATCGGCGGTCTCGTCGGCTCCGGCGCACTCGGCTACGAGGTCGTGTTCGGCCTCGCCCAGGGCGACCTGGCCACCGGCCTCGTCGCGGGCGCCGCCATCGTCTGCCTGGGGCTGATGCTGGACCGTGTCACCCAGCCCACCGCCCGCCGCCAGCGGAAGGAGAGCTGA
- a CDS encoding GMC family oxidoreductase N-terminal domain-containing protein: protein MPPSPSTARPEPVDYVIVGGGTAGSVIASRLTEDPDVTVTVIEGGPTDIDRDDVLTLRRWLGLLGGDLDYDYPTTEQPRGNSHIRHSRARVLGGCSSHNTLISFKPLPGDWDEWAEAGADGWDAAAMDPYFARLRNNIVPVDEKDRNAIARDFVDAAQAAAAVPRVDSFNKKPFHEGAGFFDLAYHPENNKRSSASVAYLHPHIEAGDRPNLSILLETWAYRLEFEGNRATGVHVRTKDGEETLLRAAREVIVCAGAVDTPRLLMHSGIGPAKDLKALGIPVLHDAPGVGENLLDHPESVIVWETDGPIPENSAMDSDAGLFVRRDPGSRGPDLMFHFYQIPFTDNPERLGYEKPEHGVSMTPNIPKPRSRGRLYLTSADPEVKPALDFRYFTDEDDYDGRTLVDGIKLAREIAKTEPLAHWLKREVCPGPEVTSDEDISEYARKVAHTVYHPAGTCRIGAEGDPAAVVDPQLRIQGLEGIRIADASVFPTMPAVNPMIGVLMVGEKCAELLRATPTTGGDVR, encoded by the coding sequence ATGCCCCCGTCCCCCAGCACCGCACGCCCCGAACCTGTCGACTACGTGATCGTGGGAGGCGGCACCGCCGGCTCGGTCATAGCCTCCCGCCTCACCGAGGACCCCGACGTCACGGTCACCGTCATCGAGGGCGGTCCCACCGACATCGACCGGGACGACGTCCTCACCCTCCGCCGCTGGCTCGGCCTGCTCGGCGGGGACCTCGACTACGACTACCCCACCACCGAACAGCCACGCGGCAACTCCCACATCCGGCACAGCCGCGCCCGCGTCCTCGGCGGGTGTTCCTCGCACAACACACTGATCAGCTTCAAGCCGCTGCCCGGAGACTGGGACGAGTGGGCCGAGGCCGGCGCCGACGGCTGGGACGCCGCCGCGATGGACCCCTACTTCGCCCGGCTGCGCAACAACATCGTGCCCGTCGACGAGAAGGACCGGAACGCCATCGCCCGCGACTTCGTCGACGCCGCCCAGGCGGCGGCCGCCGTCCCGCGCGTGGACAGCTTCAACAAGAAGCCCTTCCACGAGGGCGCCGGCTTCTTCGACCTCGCCTACCACCCGGAGAACAACAAGCGCTCCTCCGCGTCGGTCGCCTACCTCCACCCGCACATCGAGGCAGGTGACCGCCCCAACCTCTCGATCCTGCTGGAGACATGGGCGTACCGCCTGGAGTTCGAGGGCAACCGGGCGACCGGGGTGCACGTACGCACCAAGGACGGCGAGGAGACGCTGTTGCGCGCCGCCCGTGAAGTCATCGTCTGCGCGGGCGCGGTGGACACGCCCCGGCTGCTGATGCACTCCGGGATCGGCCCGGCGAAGGACCTGAAGGCGCTCGGCATCCCGGTCCTCCACGACGCACCGGGCGTCGGCGAGAACCTGCTCGACCACCCCGAGTCGGTCATCGTCTGGGAGACCGACGGGCCCATCCCGGAGAATTCCGCGATGGACTCCGACGCGGGCCTGTTCGTGCGGCGCGACCCCGGATCCCGGGGCCCCGACCTGATGTTCCACTTCTACCAGATCCCCTTCACCGACAACCCGGAGCGCCTCGGCTACGAGAAGCCCGAGCACGGCGTGTCGATGACCCCGAACATCCCCAAGCCGCGCAGCCGCGGCCGGCTCTACCTCACCAGCGCCGACCCCGAGGTCAAACCGGCCCTGGACTTCCGCTACTTCACCGACGAGGACGACTACGACGGCCGCACCCTGGTCGACGGCATCAAGCTCGCCCGCGAGATCGCGAAGACCGAACCGCTGGCCCACTGGCTCAAGCGCGAGGTGTGCCCCGGGCCCGAGGTCACGTCCGACGAGGACATCAGCGAGTACGCCCGCAAGGTCGCACACACCGTCTACCACCCGGCCGGCACCTGCCGGATCGGGGCCGAGGGCGATCCGGCGGCCGTCGTCGACCCCCAGCTGCGGATCCAGGGCCTGGAGGGAATCCGGATCGCCGACGCGTCCGTCTTCCCCACCATGCCCGCGGTGAACCCCATGATCGGCGTCCTGATGGTGGGCGAGAAGTGCGCCGAGCTGCTCCGAGCGACCCCGACCACCGGAGGCGATGTCCGATGA
- a CDS encoding glycine betaine/L-proline ABC transporter ATP-binding protein, with translation MTEASTPVFSVKDLWKVFGPKADRIPGSEYAGLPPAELRERTGCTAAVRDVSFDVEKGEVFVVMGLSGSGKSTLVRCLTRLIEPTSGTLAIDGEDVLAMNTDRLRELRRHRAAMVFQHFGLLPHRTVLDNVAYGLEIQGLGKAERRAKAAELVEKVGLAGLEDRRPAQLSGGQQQRVGLARALAVDPSVLLFDEPFSALDPLIRREMQDEVVRLHREEGRTMVFITHDLSEALRLGTRIALMRDGGIVQLGTPEEIVGSPADDYVREFVRDVPREQVLTVATAMRPPTTGEGDSGPAVRPGATVSEAIEAVSRSGDPVARVMEGGRLLGVVDHACLLHVVAGSDPRGVAV, from the coding sequence ATGACCGAAGCCAGTACCCCTGTGTTCAGCGTCAAGGACCTCTGGAAGGTCTTCGGCCCCAAGGCCGACCGCATCCCCGGCAGCGAGTACGCCGGTCTGCCCCCCGCCGAACTGCGCGAGCGCACCGGCTGCACCGCCGCCGTGCGAGACGTCTCCTTCGACGTCGAGAAGGGCGAAGTCTTCGTCGTCATGGGCCTGTCGGGATCGGGCAAGTCCACCCTCGTGCGCTGTCTGACCCGGCTCATCGAGCCCACCAGCGGCACCCTCGCCATCGACGGCGAGGACGTCCTGGCCATGAACACCGACCGACTGCGTGAACTGCGCCGGCACCGCGCCGCGATGGTCTTCCAGCACTTCGGGCTGCTGCCGCACCGCACCGTCCTCGACAACGTCGCCTACGGCCTGGAGATCCAGGGCCTCGGCAAGGCCGAACGCCGGGCCAAGGCGGCCGAACTGGTCGAGAAGGTCGGTCTCGCGGGCCTGGAGGACCGCCGCCCCGCCCAGCTCTCCGGCGGACAGCAGCAGCGCGTCGGCCTCGCCCGCGCGCTCGCCGTCGACCCCTCCGTACTCCTCTTCGACGAACCCTTCAGCGCGCTCGACCCGCTGATCCGGCGCGAGATGCAGGACGAGGTCGTCCGGCTGCACCGCGAGGAGGGCCGCACGATGGTCTTCATCACCCACGACCTCAGCGAGGCGCTCCGGCTGGGCACCCGCATCGCGCTGATGCGCGACGGCGGCATCGTCCAGCTCGGCACGCCCGAGGAGATCGTCGGCTCGCCCGCCGACGACTACGTACGCGAATTCGTCCGGGACGTCCCGCGTGAGCAGGTCCTCACCGTCGCCACCGCCATGCGGCCGCCGACCACCGGCGAGGGGGACAGCGGACCGGCCGTCCGCCCCGGGGCGACCGTCTCCGAGGCGATCGAGGCGGTCTCCCGCTCCGGCGACCCCGTCGCACGCGTGATGGAGGGCGGCAGGCTGCTCGGAGTCGTCGACCACGCGTGCCTGCTCCACGTGGTCGCGGGTTCGGACCCCCGCGGGGTGGCCGTCTGA
- a CDS encoding ABC transporter substrate-binding protein, which produces MARTRTRARLRTSAIVASAGALLAVTGCGAADMTKQASPFAAPADIRTVTLSVQSWVGAQANVAVAQKILEDELGYRVDLVQTDEVPAWDALSQGRVDAILEDWGHPDQEQLYVKDKKTIVPGGDLGVTGHIGWYVPEYWADEHPDVTDWKNLDKYADELRTAESGDKGQLMDGSPSYVTNDKALVKNLDLDYKVVFAGSEAAQITQMQQFAKEKKPFLSYWYQPQWLFNEVPMVEVKLPGYSDTCAAKDPADIDCAYPTTPLQKYLNADFSKRGGDAAAFLKKFKWSEKDQNEVSELIASERLTPDEAAARWIEKHPATWKKWLDR; this is translated from the coding sequence ATGGCTCGCACCCGTACCCGCGCCCGCCTCCGCACCTCCGCGATCGTCGCCTCGGCCGGCGCGCTGCTGGCCGTCACCGGCTGCGGCGCGGCGGACATGACCAAGCAGGCCTCCCCGTTCGCGGCACCCGCGGACATCAGGACCGTGACCCTCTCGGTCCAGTCCTGGGTCGGCGCACAGGCCAACGTCGCCGTCGCGCAGAAGATCCTGGAGGACGAGCTCGGCTACCGCGTCGACCTCGTCCAGACCGACGAGGTGCCCGCCTGGGACGCCCTCAGCCAGGGCCGGGTCGACGCCATCCTGGAGGACTGGGGCCACCCCGACCAGGAGCAGCTGTACGTCAAGGACAAGAAGACCATCGTCCCCGGGGGCGACCTCGGAGTCACGGGCCACATCGGCTGGTACGTCCCCGAGTACTGGGCGGACGAGCACCCCGACGTCACGGACTGGAAGAACCTCGACAAGTACGCCGACGAGCTGCGCACCGCGGAGAGCGGTGACAAGGGCCAGCTGATGGACGGTTCACCTTCCTACGTCACCAACGACAAGGCGCTGGTGAAGAATCTGGACCTGGACTACAAGGTCGTCTTCGCCGGATCCGAGGCCGCGCAGATCACCCAGATGCAGCAGTTCGCCAAGGAGAAGAAGCCCTTCCTCAGCTACTGGTACCAGCCGCAGTGGCTGTTCAACGAGGTGCCGATGGTCGAGGTGAAGCTCCCGGGGTACTCCGACACCTGCGCCGCCAAGGACCCCGCGGACATCGACTGCGCCTACCCGACGACCCCGCTCCAGAAGTACCTCAACGCGGACTTCTCGAAGCGCGGCGGGGACGCCGCCGCCTTCCTGAAGAAGTTCAAGTGGTCGGAGAAGGACCAGAACGAGGTCTCCGAGCTGATCGCCTCCGAACGCCTGACGCCCGACGAGGCGGCCGCCCGCTGGATCGAGAAGCACCCAGCCACCTGGAAGAAGTGGCTGGACCGGTGA